From one Triticum urartu cultivar G1812 chromosome 3, Tu2.1, whole genome shotgun sequence genomic stretch:
- the LOC125545615 gene encoding UDP-glucuronate:xylan alpha-glucuronosyltransferase 1-like: MGSLEARYRPAGAADDTAKRRTQKSKSFKEVEKFDVFVLEKSSGCKFRSLQLLLFAIMSAAFLTLLYTPSVYEHQLQSNSRFVNVGWIWDKTIPDPRYVSTMPVQWDDVYKTIESLNGGEQKLKVGLLNFNSTEFGSWTQLLPESEFSIIRLEHANESITWQTLYPEWIDEEEETEIPSCPSLPEPNFPRGTHFDVIAVKLPCTRVGGWSRDVARLHLQLSAAKLAVTAARGNRGVHVMFVTECFPLPNLFSCKNLKKHEGNAWLYKPDSKALKEKLRLPIGSCELAVPLKAKSRLYSVDRRREAYATILHSASEYVCGAIAAAQSIRQAGSTRDFVILVDDTISDHHRKGLESAGWKVRIIERIRNPKAERDAYNEWNYSKFRLWQLTDYDKIIFIDADLLILRNIDFLFTMPEISATGNNATLFNSGVMVIEPSNCTFQLLMNHINEITSYNGGDQGYLNEIFTWWHRIPKHMNFLKHFWEGDEEEVKAKKTQLFGANPPILYVLHYLGRKPWLCFRDYDCNWNVPILREFASDIAHTRWWKVHDKMPKKLQSYCLLRSRLKAGLEWERRQAEKANFTDGHWKRNITDKRLKICFEKFCFWESMLWHWGEAPNNATKKASTPALPAATLSSS, from the exons ATGGGCTCCCTGGAGGCGCGGTACCGGCCGGCCGGAGCAGC TGATGACACAGCTAAAAGAAGGACCCAGAAAAGTAAAAGTTTCAAAGAGGTTGAAAAGTTTGATGTATTTGTTCTAGAGAAAAGCTCCGGCTGCAAGTTCCGATCCTTGCAACTTTTGCTCTTCGCTATCATGTCTGCTGCATTTCTGACACTTCTATACACTCCGTCTGTGTACGAGCATCAGTTGCAGTCCAATTCTCG GTTTGTTAATGTTGGATGGATATGGGATAAGACTATCCCTGATCCGCGATATGTATCTACTATGCCCGTTCAGTGGGATGATGTGTATAAAACTATCGAAAGTCTGAATGGTGGTGAGCAGAAGCTCAAGGTCGGACTCTTGAATTTTAACAGCACTGAGTTCGGGTCTTGGACACAATTGCTCCCAGAAAGTGAGTTTTCGATCATAAGGTTGGAGCATGCTAATGAAAGCATCACCTGGCAGACACTGTACCCTGAATGGATTGATGAGGAGGAAGAAACAGAGATACCATCTTGTCCATCGCTTCCAGAGCCTAATTTCCCAAGAGGGACACACTTTGATGTTATTGCTGTGAAGCTTCCCTGTACCCGAGTTGGCGGGTGGTCCAGAGATGTTGCGCGGTTGCATCTGCAGTTGTCAGCAGCAAAATTGGCCGTGACTGCCGCAAGAGGCAACCGGGGGGTACATGTGATGTTTGTGACGGAGTGCTTCCCTCTTCCGAATCTCTTCTCTTGCAAGAATCTTAAGAAACATGAAGGCAATGCTTGGCTATACAAGCCTGACTCGAAGGCATTAAAGGAGAAGCTTAGACTTCCGATTGGATCTTGTGAGCTTGCTGTTCCACTCAAAGCAAAAT CAAGACTTTACTCGGTAGACCGACGCAGAGAAGCATATGCTACCATACTGCATTCAGCAAGCGAGTATGTCTGTGGCGCAATTGCAGCAGCTCAAAGCATTCGTCAAGCAGGATCAACAagggactttgttattcttgttGATGACACCATAAGTGACCATCACCGGAAGGGCCTTGAATCTGCGGGTTGGAAGGTGAGAATAATCGAGAGGATACGGAACCCAAAGGCTGAGCGTGATGCTTACAATGAGTGGAACTACAGCAAATTCCGGTTGTGGCAGCTGACGGATTATGACAAGATCATATTCATAGATGCTGATCTGCTCATCCTGAGGAACATTGATTTCCTGTTTACAATGCCGGAAATCAGTGCAACTGGCAACAATGCAACACTCTTCAACTCTGGTGTCATGGTTATCGAGCCTTCAAACTGCACATTCCAGCTGTTAATGAATCACATCAACGAGATCACATCTTACAATGGTGGCGATCAGGGATACTTGAACGAGATATTCACATGGTGGCATCGGATTCCAAAGCACATGAACTTCCTGAAGCATTTCTGGGAGGGCGACGAAGAGGAGGTGAAGGCGAAGAAGACCCAGCTGTTCGGCGCCAACCCGCCGATCCTCTACGTCCTCCACTACCTGGGCCGCAAGCCATGGCTATGCTTCCGGGACTACGACTGCAACTGGAACGTTCCGATACTGCGGGAGTTTGCCAGCGACATCGCGCACACGCGGTGGTGGAAGGTGCATGACAAGATGCCCAAGAAGCTGCAGAGCTACTGCCTCCTGAGGTCGAGGCTGAAGGCGGGGCTGGAGTGGGAGCGGAGGCAGGCGGAGAAGGCCAACTTCACGGACGGGCACTGGAAGCGGAACATCACTGACAAGAGGCTCAAGATTTGCTTCGAGAAGTTCTGCTTCTGGGAGAGCATGCTGTGGCACTGGGGCGAGGCCCCCAACAACGCGACGAAGAAGGCCTCGACGCCGGCGCTGCCCGCCGCGACCCTGTCGAGCTCGTGA